From a region of the Listeria monocytogenes ATCC 19117 genome:
- the galU gene encoding UTP--glucose-1-phosphate uridylyltransferase GalU, with amino-acid sequence MRVKKAVIPAAGLGTRFLPATKAMPKEILPIVDKPTIQYIVEEAVASGIEDILIVTGKGKRAIEDHFDSVPELENNLREKNKLELLHLVEQTTNINLHFIRQAKPKGLGDAILQAKGFVGNEPFIVMLGDDIVESKIPCSKQLMNQYEKTHSSVIGVQTVPHEETYRYGIIDPINEYDKNLYNVKGFVEKPDPANAPSDLAILGRYLLTPQIFDFLETQKPGAGGEIQLTDAINSLNEVQRVFAYDFEGQRFDVGDKFGFIQTTMQFALKHPEIKDDVKDLINDLYNQIHKKDKK; translated from the coding sequence ATGAGAGTAAAAAAAGCTGTAATTCCAGCTGCTGGTCTAGGCACGCGCTTTTTACCAGCAACAAAAGCAATGCCTAAAGAAATCTTACCAATTGTGGATAAACCAACTATTCAATACATAGTAGAAGAAGCAGTAGCATCTGGCATAGAAGATATTTTAATTGTAACCGGTAAAGGTAAACGTGCTATCGAAGACCATTTTGATTCCGTTCCTGAACTTGAAAACAATCTACGGGAAAAAAATAAACTTGAATTACTACATTTAGTAGAACAAACTACTAACATTAATTTGCACTTTATTCGTCAAGCGAAACCAAAAGGACTTGGTGATGCCATCCTTCAAGCAAAAGGCTTTGTGGGTAATGAACCATTTATCGTTATGTTAGGTGATGATATTGTTGAATCCAAAATCCCTTGTTCCAAACAATTAATGAATCAATATGAAAAGACGCATAGTTCCGTCATTGGAGTCCAAACTGTCCCTCACGAAGAGACATATCGTTATGGTATTATTGATCCAATTAATGAATATGATAAGAATTTATATAATGTGAAAGGTTTTGTGGAAAAACCAGATCCTGCTAATGCACCGTCTGATTTAGCTATCCTTGGCCGTTACTTATTAACACCACAAATTTTCGACTTCTTAGAAACGCAAAAACCAGGTGCAGGAGGCGAAATTCAACTAACCGATGCAATCAATAGTCTAAATGAAGTACAACGTGTATTTGCTTATGACTTTGAAGGACAGCGTTTTGATGTTGGCGATAAATTCGGCTTTATCCAAACAACAATGCAATTCGCTTTGAAGCATCCTGAAATCAAAGATGATGTGAAAGATCTGATTAACGACTTATATAACCAAATTCATAAAAAAGATAAAAAATAA
- a CDS encoding 2-C-methyl-D-erythritol 4-phosphate cytidylyltransferase: protein MIYAQILAGGKGTRMGNVSMPKQFLPLNGKPIIVHTVEKFILNTRFDKILISSPKEWMNHAEDNIKKYISDDRIVVIEGGEDRNETIMNGIRFVEKTYGLTDDDIIVTHDAVRPFLTHRIIEENIDAALETGAVDTVIEALDTIVESSNHEVITDIPVRDHMYQGQTPQSFNMKKVFNHYQNLTPEKKQILTDACKICLLAGDDVKLVKGEIFNIKITTPYDLKVANAIIQERIAND from the coding sequence ATGATATACGCTCAAATTTTAGCTGGAGGAAAAGGTACGCGGATGGGTAACGTTAGCATGCCAAAACAATTTCTACCTCTAAATGGTAAACCAATTATTGTTCATACCGTTGAAAAATTTATTCTAAATACTCGATTTGATAAAATTCTTATTTCCTCACCAAAAGAATGGATGAACCACGCTGAGGATAATATTAAAAAGTATATTTCTGATGATCGTATTGTAGTCATTGAAGGCGGAGAAGACCGCAATGAAACAATTATGAATGGTATTCGTTTTGTGGAAAAAACATATGGCTTAACAGATGATGATATTATCGTGACGCATGATGCTGTTCGTCCATTTTTAACACATCGTATTATTGAAGAAAATATAGATGCTGCACTTGAAACAGGAGCAGTAGATACTGTTATTGAAGCACTTGATACAATCGTTGAATCAAGCAATCATGAGGTGATTACAGATATTCCGGTCAGAGATCACATGTATCAAGGACAAACACCGCAAAGCTTCAATATGAAAAAAGTATTCAATCACTACCAAAATCTAACACCAGAGAAAAAACAAATTCTAACAGATGCATGTAAAATTTGTTTGCTTGCTGGCGATGATGTGAAATTAGTTAAAGGTGAAATTTTCAACATTAAGATTACGACGCCTTATGATTTGAAAGTAGCGAATGCGATTATTCAGGAGCGGATAGCCAATGATTAA
- a CDS encoding ribitol-5-phosphate dehydrogenase gives MINQVYRLVSERQFEVANVDESLTGDVVVVRPTHLSICAADQRYYTGSRGKEMLSKKLPMALIHEGVGEVVYDATKEFKPGTKVVMVPNTPFENDPVIAENYLRSSKFRSSGYDGLMQDYVFMRRDRVVALPDDINMKVAAFSELISVAVHAILRFEGKSNANRESFGVWGDGNLGFITSLLLKNWYPDSKVYIFGKTPYKLDFFSFVDGAYAIDDVPADLVIDQAFECAGGMGSQYAVSQIIDVIKPEGTISLLGVSEYPIEFNSRMVLEKGLTVYGSSRSGRVDFEKTVEFLSTNKRGVEYLQNLVGEVHTVHSIQDVIEAFEADLRSPWGKSVMEWKI, from the coding sequence ATGATTAATCAAGTATACAGACTTGTGTCAGAGAGACAGTTTGAAGTTGCCAATGTGGACGAATCATTAACAGGTGATGTGGTTGTTGTTCGACCGACTCATTTATCTATTTGTGCGGCAGATCAACGTTACTATACAGGTTCTAGAGGGAAAGAAATGTTATCTAAAAAACTTCCAATGGCGCTTATTCATGAAGGTGTTGGGGAAGTTGTTTATGATGCAACGAAAGAATTTAAACCAGGTACAAAAGTTGTCATGGTTCCAAATACACCATTTGAGAATGATCCAGTCATTGCTGAGAACTATTTACGTTCGAGTAAATTCCGTTCTAGTGGTTATGATGGTTTAATGCAGGATTATGTGTTCATGCGTCGTGATCGTGTGGTGGCACTGCCGGATGATATTAACATGAAAGTAGCTGCTTTCTCAGAACTGATTTCCGTGGCAGTTCACGCTATTTTACGCTTTGAAGGTAAAAGTAATGCTAACCGGGAATCTTTCGGTGTGTGGGGTGATGGGAACTTAGGTTTTATCACTTCTTTACTACTAAAAAATTGGTACCCTGATAGCAAAGTTTACATTTTTGGGAAAACACCATATAAATTAGACTTCTTTTCTTTTGTGGATGGTGCTTATGCAATTGATGATGTTCCGGCTGATTTAGTTATTGATCAAGCATTCGAATGTGCTGGAGGAATGGGTAGTCAGTATGCGGTGAGTCAAATTATTGATGTCATTAAACCAGAAGGAACCATTTCCTTACTTGGTGTTTCGGAGTATCCGATTGAATTTAATTCACGTATGGTACTTGAAAAAGGACTAACCGTTTATGGAAGTAGTCGTAGCGGTCGTGTTGATTTTGAGAAAACAGTGGAGTTCTTATCAACCAATAAACGTGGGGTAGAATATCTGCAAAATCTTGTTGGGGAAGTTCATACAGTTCATTCCATTCAAGATGTAATCGAAGCGTTTGAAGCTGATTTACGCAGTCCATGGGGCAAGAGCGTTATGGAGTGGAAGATATAA
- a CDS encoding glycosyltransferase family 2 protein: MKFAIIMPFYNAEKRLALSIDSIIKQSYSFLKHVEVLLINDGSTDGSGAIANRYATKYPNNIRVLTVPNGGPAKARNIGIHNVSEDTDFVGFLDADDIMSENMLASIVTFLNESNVSMLVPAFYYLDDFGSKKKISPHKLNYRFANGNRVADIEKEPEAIHFYIGGTFLRYDCLKEFTFDESLYFAEDQLLITQFLLKYRSYGLIADAGYYYYRDLKQKGSLVSSSWKKPERYTPFLQKVYQTYLTDSKEIYGKVIPYVKYLIAYHAKLFFYKENTYFREVLSESEQAIFVQELQKILQEVGASTIMELDTPLVVKEMMCSILQNGWPLQFETAEKQDIPLVTVKENYRIGKTVAIELLLEEADIHDVKWVARTSFKEMPARLVKRKENQTIWDVVVREKGTVEKAVFKLKPYQTKARLFYQDEEKDTPIADINIISSILGKLKRNRALKRKFKQGGVS; this comes from the coding sequence ATGAAATTTGCTATTATAATGCCTTTTTACAATGCCGAAAAAAGGTTAGCACTATCCATAGATAGTATAATTAAGCAGTCTTACAGCTTTTTGAAGCATGTGGAAGTACTGCTTATTAATGATGGAAGCACGGATGGAAGTGGCGCTATCGCAAATCGTTACGCTACAAAATATCCTAACAATATTCGCGTGTTGACCGTTCCAAATGGTGGACCGGCAAAAGCGCGTAATATCGGAATACATAATGTAAGTGAAGATACTGATTTTGTTGGTTTTTTAGACGCCGATGATATAATGTCAGAGAATATGTTAGCGAGTATAGTTACATTTCTAAATGAGTCTAACGTTTCTATGCTTGTGCCAGCTTTTTATTACTTAGATGATTTTGGAAGTAAGAAAAAAATTTCACCACATAAATTAAATTACCGTTTTGCGAATGGAAATCGAGTTGCTGATATTGAAAAAGAACCGGAAGCAATTCATTTTTATATTGGCGGTACTTTTTTACGTTATGATTGTTTGAAAGAATTTACTTTTGATGAGTCGCTTTATTTTGCGGAGGATCAGTTATTAATTACCCAGTTCTTACTGAAATATCGGAGCTATGGCTTGATTGCGGATGCGGGGTATTATTACTATCGTGATCTAAAGCAAAAAGGTTCTTTAGTAAGTTCGTCTTGGAAAAAACCAGAACGATACACGCCTTTTTTGCAGAAAGTATATCAAACCTATTTAACTGACTCGAAAGAAATATATGGCAAAGTGATTCCCTATGTGAAGTATCTAATTGCGTACCATGCAAAATTGTTTTTTTATAAAGAAAATACTTATTTCCGGGAAGTTTTAAGCGAGTCGGAGCAAGCGATTTTCGTGCAAGAATTACAAAAGATTTTGCAGGAAGTCGGAGCAAGTACGATTATGGAATTAGACACACCTCTCGTAGTAAAAGAAATGATGTGCTCGATTTTGCAAAATGGATGGCCGCTGCAATTTGAAACGGCTGAAAAACAAGATATTCCACTTGTGACAGTAAAAGAAAATTATCGTATCGGCAAAACAGTCGCGATTGAATTACTTCTAGAAGAAGCGGATATTCATGACGTGAAATGGGTTGCTCGCACGTCTTTTAAAGAAATGCCAGCTCGGTTAGTCAAACGAAAAGAGAATCAAACTATTTGGGATGTCGTTGTCAGAGAAAAAGGCACAGTAGAAAAAGCTGTATTTAAATTAAAACCGTATCAAACGAAAGCGCGTCTTTTTTATCAAGATGAGGAAAAGGATACGCCTATCGCCGACATAAATATCATAAGTAGCATCTTAGGGAAATTAAAACGAAATCGAGCGTTAAAGCGAAAGTTTAAACAGGGGGGAGTATCCTGA
- a CDS encoding CDP-glycerol glycerophosphotransferase family protein, with the protein MKLVQKVYYLLFRLVGFLPRKKDLVIFESFSGKQYSCNPRAIYEYMEEHNPEYELLWSVNPKFVAVFEAYGVPYVKRFSISWLFKMGLAKYWISNSRLPLELPKPKKTIYVQTWHGTPLKKLGVDIDEVHIPGQTTEQYKADFVKEAQKWDYLISPNAYSSAIFRRAFGFTGEMIESGYPRNDILFSTDKELKIANIKKELNIPEEKKVVLYAPTWRDNDFYEAGRYKFDLKIDIAKMQEKLGNEIVLLVRMHYLVAEHFDFTQYGDFVRDASNHEDIRDLYLVSDLLITDYSSVFFDYANLQRPMLFYTYDLAEYRDTLRGFYFDFEKNAPGPLVETNEELMSELEKMLENPPKIEDSFLEQFCTWEDGHAAEKTVKIVFAEK; encoded by the coding sequence ATGAAGTTAGTACAAAAAGTGTATTATTTGTTGTTTAGATTAGTGGGATTTTTACCGCGAAAAAAAGATTTAGTGATATTTGAAAGCTTTTCAGGTAAGCAATATAGCTGTAATCCACGGGCTATTTATGAATATATGGAGGAGCATAATCCGGAATACGAATTATTATGGAGTGTTAATCCAAAATTCGTGGCTGTTTTTGAAGCTTACGGAGTTCCTTATGTTAAACGTTTTTCTATTAGCTGGTTATTTAAAATGGGGCTTGCTAAGTATTGGATTTCTAATAGTAGACTTCCTTTAGAACTACCAAAACCGAAAAAAACAATCTATGTGCAAACTTGGCATGGAACACCCTTAAAAAAATTAGGCGTGGATATTGATGAAGTGCACATTCCAGGGCAAACAACGGAACAGTACAAAGCTGATTTTGTAAAAGAAGCACAGAAATGGGACTACTTAATTTCTCCTAATGCTTATTCTAGTGCTATTTTTAGACGGGCATTTGGTTTTACTGGAGAGATGATTGAGTCGGGATATCCGCGGAATGATATTTTATTTAGTACCGATAAAGAGCTGAAAATAGCTAATATTAAAAAAGAGCTAAATATCCCAGAAGAGAAAAAAGTTGTTTTATATGCGCCAACATGGCGTGATAATGATTTTTATGAAGCTGGAAGATATAAATTTGATTTAAAAATCGATATCGCAAAAATGCAAGAAAAATTGGGGAATGAGATTGTTTTACTTGTTCGCATGCATTATTTAGTCGCGGAACATTTTGATTTCACGCAATATGGTGATTTTGTCCGCGATGCTTCAAACCATGAAGATATACGCGATTTATACTTAGTGAGTGATTTGTTGATTACTGATTATTCCTCTGTATTTTTTGATTATGCGAATTTACAGCGTCCTATGCTTTTTTATACGTATGATTTGGCGGAATATCGTGATACGTTACGTGGCTTTTACTTTGATTTTGAAAAAAATGCTCCTGGTCCGCTTGTGGAAACGAATGAAGAATTAATGAGTGAACTTGAAAAAATGCTTGAAAATCCACCTAAAATAGAAGACAGCTTTTTGGAGCAGTTTTGTACTTGGGAAGATGGTCATGCAGCAGAGAAAACAGTGAAAATCGTTTTTGCTGAAAAATAG
- a CDS encoding CDP-glycerol glycerophosphotransferase family protein produces the protein MKEVAIYIYMLAVKITGCLARIFPVKQKVVLLVSFPENSTAIIKQMNEMKVTPKTVVFYDPRVDVTGFNFDFIQLKPKKIKHFISLMFHLNTAKVVITDNYFVELAGLKERKNVTCIQIWHANGALKKFGWEDKAAQKRSARDKKRFQEVYRCFSKVLVGSDEMAAIFQRSFLLEDSHMLKLGIPRTDNFFNQQQLKENAERTNTKLHLSNKKKLLYAPTFRDEELHSTTLHLDIAKMKQALGNEYQLILKLHPSISNDLDEVVDDFVVYADKETPIETILPAVDILITDYSSIPFEFALLEKPMIFFTYDLEEYDKARGLSDGFLATIPGPFVHTTEELIQLIEQEAFDLEMVRAFAAKWNKYSDGHSSERFVSFLKEQLEK, from the coding sequence TTGAAAGAAGTAGCAATTTATATTTATATGCTTGCTGTTAAGATAACTGGCTGTTTGGCGAGGATTTTTCCAGTTAAACAAAAAGTGGTACTGTTAGTTAGCTTTCCGGAAAATTCCACTGCAATTATAAAGCAAATGAACGAAATGAAAGTTACGCCAAAAACGGTTGTTTTCTATGATCCAAGAGTGGATGTGACCGGTTTTAATTTTGATTTTATCCAATTAAAGCCAAAAAAAATCAAGCACTTTATCTCGTTAATGTTCCATCTGAATACGGCAAAAGTTGTCATTACGGATAATTATTTCGTGGAATTAGCTGGATTAAAAGAACGTAAAAATGTGACGTGCATTCAAATTTGGCATGCGAATGGGGCATTGAAAAAATTCGGCTGGGAAGATAAAGCAGCGCAAAAAAGAAGCGCGCGCGATAAAAAAAGATTTCAAGAAGTGTACAGATGTTTTTCAAAAGTGCTCGTCGGATCGGATGAAATGGCAGCAATTTTCCAAAGGTCGTTTTTACTAGAAGATTCGCATATGTTGAAGCTAGGAATTCCGAGAACGGACAATTTCTTCAACCAACAACAATTGAAAGAAAATGCCGAAAGGACAAATACCAAATTACATCTTTCCAATAAAAAGAAATTATTATATGCGCCGACGTTCCGCGATGAGGAACTTCATAGTACTACGCTTCATTTAGATATCGCGAAGATGAAACAAGCACTCGGAAATGAGTACCAATTAATTTTAAAATTACATCCATCTATTAGTAATGATTTAGATGAAGTAGTGGATGATTTTGTTGTCTATGCGGATAAAGAAACGCCAATCGAGACGATACTACCAGCCGTAGATATATTGATTACTGATTATTCATCTATTCCATTTGAATTTGCTTTATTAGAAAAACCAATGATCTTTTTCACGTATGATTTAGAGGAATATGATAAGGCTAGAGGTTTGTCGGATGGCTTTTTAGCAACGATTCCGGGGCCATTCGTTCATACAACAGAGGAACTAATACAACTAATTGAGCAAGAAGCATTCGATTTAGAAATGGTTCGTGCTTTTGCGGCGAAATGGAATAAATATTCAGACGGGCATTCTAGTGAGCGCTTCGTTTCCTTTTTGAAAGAACAGCTAGAAAAGTAG
- the tagD gene encoding glycerol-3-phosphate cytidylyltransferase produces MKKVITYGTFDLIHWGHIRLLERAKALGDYLIVAISTDEFNRIKHKEAYHNFEHRKLILEAIRYVDEVIPESNWEQKLEDVKNRDIDIFVMGDDWEGEFDFLKPYCEVVYLPRTDGISTSKIKDDLK; encoded by the coding sequence ATGAAGAAAGTAATTACATATGGCACATTTGATTTGATTCACTGGGGGCATATTCGTTTATTAGAACGAGCAAAAGCTTTAGGTGATTACCTTATTGTAGCCATTTCAACCGATGAATTTAATCGAATCAAACACAAAGAAGCATACCATAACTTTGAACATCGCAAATTAATTTTAGAGGCGATTAGATATGTCGACGAAGTGATTCCGGAAAGTAACTGGGAACAAAAATTAGAAGATGTTAAAAATCGTGATATTGATATTTTTGTGATGGGTGATGATTGGGAAGGCGAGTTTGACTTCTTAAAACCTTATTGTGAAGTCGTTTATTTACCACGAACAGACGGTATTTCTACTTCTAAGATTAAAGATGATTTAAAATAG
- a CDS encoding nicotinate phosphoribosyltransferase, with amino-acid sequence MTNLFQDDSLTLHTDLYQLNMMKAYFDDGLHERRSVFEVFFRDMPFDSGFVVFAGLERIIHYMQNLRFTETDIAYLHDELGFDGPFLEYLRNFKFKGNILAAKEGEFVFKTEPILQVEASLAEAQLIETALLNIVNFQTLIATKAARIRSVIDDETFAEFGTRRAQEMDAAIWGTRAAYIGGCDSTSNVRAGKIFGIPVSGTMAHAMVQAYRDELEAFRSYAKTHFDSIFLVDTYDTLKSGVPNAIKVAKEMGDKINFIGIRLDSGDMAFLSKKARQMLDEAGFTEAKIFASSDLDEHTILSLKAQKAKIDSWGVGTKLITAYDQPALGAVYKMAAIADENDILQDSIKLSSNTEKVSTPGKKKVYRIITNEDGLKAEGDYIALADESLENVDKLTMFHPVHTYIMKTVENFTARELLVPIFQNGELVYDMPSLDEIKAYKEENLALLWDEYKRTVRPEQYPVDLSVKCWKNKMRNIEKVRKSVQLHSPVELDMPF; translated from the coding sequence ATGACAAATTTATTTCAAGATGATAGTCTAACGCTGCATACAGACTTATATCAACTAAATATGATGAAAGCGTATTTTGACGATGGACTTCATGAGCGTAGATCGGTATTTGAAGTGTTTTTCCGAGATATGCCATTTGATTCGGGTTTTGTTGTGTTTGCGGGGCTAGAACGAATTATTCATTATATGCAAAATTTACGTTTTACAGAAACGGATATTGCTTATTTACACGACGAACTTGGTTTTGATGGACCTTTTCTAGAATATTTACGTAATTTTAAATTTAAAGGAAATATTCTTGCTGCGAAAGAAGGGGAATTTGTTTTTAAAACAGAGCCAATCCTTCAAGTAGAAGCAAGCTTGGCGGAAGCACAATTAATTGAAACAGCTTTGCTTAATATTGTGAATTTCCAAACGCTGATTGCAACAAAAGCGGCGCGAATCCGTTCTGTTATTGATGACGAAACGTTTGCAGAATTCGGTACAAGACGTGCACAAGAAATGGATGCGGCTATTTGGGGCACACGAGCGGCTTACATCGGCGGTTGTGATTCGACGAGTAATGTTCGCGCTGGAAAAATTTTCGGTATTCCTGTGTCTGGTACGATGGCACATGCGATGGTTCAAGCTTATCGCGACGAACTAGAAGCATTTAGAAGTTACGCAAAAACGCATTTTGATTCGATTTTCTTAGTAGATACATACGATACGCTAAAATCTGGCGTACCAAATGCGATTAAAGTGGCGAAAGAAATGGGCGATAAAATTAACTTTATCGGCATTCGTTTAGATAGCGGGGATATGGCTTTCTTATCTAAAAAAGCACGCCAAATGTTAGATGAGGCTGGTTTTACAGAAGCAAAAATCTTTGCTTCGAGTGACTTAGACGAACATACTATTTTATCGTTAAAAGCGCAAAAAGCAAAAATCGATTCTTGGGGCGTTGGCACAAAACTAATCACCGCTTACGACCAACCAGCATTAGGTGCCGTTTACAAAATGGCGGCAATTGCTGATGAAAATGATATTTTACAAGATTCGATTAAACTTTCGAGTAACACCGAAAAAGTGTCGACTCCTGGTAAAAAGAAAGTTTACCGGATTATTACGAATGAAGATGGCTTGAAAGCGGAAGGCGATTATATTGCTTTAGCGGACGAATCACTCGAAAATGTGGATAAACTAACGATGTTCCACCCAGTTCATACGTATATTATGAAAACAGTCGAGAACTTCACCGCGCGTGAGCTACTTGTACCGATTTTCCAAAACGGAGAACTTGTATATGATATGCCTTCACTAGATGAAATTAAAGCATATAAAGAAGAGAACTTGGCGCTACTTTGGGACGAGTACAAACGAACAGTTCGTCCGGAGCAATACCCAGTTGATTTAAGTGTAAAATGTTGGAAAAATAAGATGCGTAATATCGAAAAGGTACGTAAAAGTGTCCAGCTTCATTCACCAGTTGAACTAGATATGCCGTTTTAG
- the nadE gene encoding ammonia-dependent NAD(+) synthetase has translation MEIRERILADMQVAETIDAHEEIRKSVEFLKAYLKKNTFLKSFVLGISGGQDSTLTGKLAQMAISEMRAETGDDEYQFFAVSLPYGTQLDESDRQDALNFMEPDNRLTVNIKASVDASVAALAEAGVELSDFAKGNEKARERMKVQYAIAAMHKGVVVGTDHSAEAVTGFYTKYGDGGTDINPLFRLNKRQGKALLKELGCPEHLYLKKPTADLEDNKPALPDEVALGVTYDQIDDYLEGKEVPADAAAKIENWFIKTEHKRHMAITIFDDFWK, from the coding sequence ATGGAAATCAGAGAAAGAATTTTAGCAGATATGCAAGTGGCAGAAACGATTGATGCACACGAAGAAATCCGAAAAAGTGTCGAGTTTTTAAAAGCATATTTAAAAAAGAATACGTTCTTAAAAAGCTTTGTTCTTGGGATTTCTGGGGGACAAGATTCGACTTTAACAGGAAAACTAGCACAGATGGCGATAAGCGAAATGCGAGCAGAAACGGGTGACGATGAGTACCAATTCTTCGCTGTGAGCTTGCCATACGGAACGCAACTAGATGAATCGGACCGTCAAGATGCACTGAACTTTATGGAACCAGATAATCGTTTAACCGTAAATATTAAAGCTTCAGTGGATGCGAGTGTTGCGGCGCTTGCGGAAGCGGGAGTGGAACTATCTGATTTCGCTAAAGGTAACGAAAAAGCGCGCGAACGGATGAAAGTACAATACGCAATTGCAGCGATGCATAAAGGCGTAGTAGTTGGAACCGATCACTCCGCAGAAGCAGTTACTGGCTTTTATACGAAATACGGCGACGGTGGAACGGATATTAATCCACTATTCCGCTTGAATAAAAGACAAGGCAAGGCGCTTCTTAAAGAGCTTGGCTGCCCAGAACATCTATATTTGAAAAAACCGACAGCAGATTTAGAAGATAATAAACCGGCACTTCCTGATGAGGTCGCGCTTGGTGTGACTTATGACCAAATTGACGATTACTTGGAAGGTAAGGAAGTTCCAGCAGATGCTGCAGCAAAAATTGAGAACTGGTTTATTAAAACCGAACATAAACGCCATATGGCAATTACTATATTTGACGATTTCTGGAAATAG
- a CDS encoding putative quinol monooxygenase produces MKVGYGLLTAFYTHPGEKDNLVKILLEAAEGLDDYNTCIQYIVSESETEPDTVFVSEIWVDKGHHAASLDNPAVQETIARAKPMIKEIKQIQELDILGGKGI; encoded by the coding sequence ATGAAAGTTGGTTATGGTTTATTAACTGCATTTTATACACATCCAGGAGAAAAAGATAATTTAGTGAAAATTTTGCTTGAAGCGGCTGAAGGATTGGATGATTACAACACGTGTATTCAGTATATTGTCAGCGAATCTGAAACCGAGCCAGACACGGTGTTTGTTTCTGAAATTTGGGTCGACAAAGGGCATCATGCAGCATCACTTGATAACCCAGCTGTACAAGAAACCATTGCACGCGCAAAACCGATGATAAAAGAAATAAAACAAATACAAGAATTAGACATACTCGGTGGAAAAGGCATATAA
- a CDS encoding PTS sugar transporter subunit IIB — protein sequence MKTLMIVCAGGATSSLMAQNVVKSATSEGMDAVLLFPDDVKYKDSFREKYSERDLVVVMGPVGAITAGKFRDYKEQVDAVLVAPQVKYMYKTVEEVLGELSIPCANIDSLDFGRMRGDKILTQGLALMDAKNSK from the coding sequence ATGAAAACGTTGATGATTGTTTGTGCTGGTGGTGCGACGTCGAGTTTAATGGCGCAAAATGTCGTGAAAAGCGCGACGTCAGAAGGAATGGACGCTGTTCTACTATTTCCAGATGATGTGAAATATAAAGATAGTTTTCGTGAAAAATACAGCGAGCGGGATTTGGTTGTCGTGATGGGACCAGTCGGCGCAATTACAGCTGGGAAATTCCGTGATTATAAAGAACAGGTTGACGCGGTTTTAGTAGCACCACAAGTGAAATATATGTACAAAACAGTGGAGGAAGTATTAGGCGAACTAAGTATTCCTTGCGCTAATATTGATTCACTCGATTTCGGTCGGATGCGTGGAGATAAGATTCTCACGCAAGGTCTAGCCTTAATGGATGCGAAAAATTCCAAATAA